The following are from one region of the Coccinella septempunctata chromosome 7, icCocSept1.1, whole genome shotgun sequence genome:
- the LOC123316392 gene encoding sodium-independent sulfate anion transporter-like isoform X1, with the protein MTCFSCLVVVIASAIQLKWFIEIFNTYIMVTSYIQKILSQRVPILQWGRKYNSHKFVCDTIAGITVGLTVMPQALAYATLAGLEPQFGLYSAFVGCFVYVIFGTCKDITIGPTALMSLMTYQQVMGRNSDYAVLLCFLSGIIQFLMAILHLGVLIDFISIPVTVGFTSATSVIIATSQLKSLLGLKISSSGFLDTITKVLQNLNKTRYTDCILGVSCILVLMFLRKLKNVKVHGKDQKPTPQQKNWNRFFWLIGTSRNALVVIVCSSIAYAYETSGVGSPFLLTGKVRPGLPNFRLPPFQTVLNNQTVTFNEMVSDLGTSVVLVPVIAVLGNVAIAKAFASGSIIDATQELVTLSMCNVIGSFFSSMPITGSFSRSAVNHASGVQTPAGGIFTSILVLLALGFLTPYFAYIPKASLGAVIISAVIFMIEYEVVKPMWRSSKKDLVSTFATFFFCLMVGVEYGILVGVAINIVFLLYPSVRPTVHVETKKTDFGLEYLMITPGNSLYFPAVDFIKTSVGKAGVSSKHLPVVIDCRFILGADFTAAKGISALIDEFSIRKQPLYFFNTREDVVTVFQGVLEEDFKYFKTMEELEHCLKENTLEEHSTEEGKLLYDSETEYCRNIWRKSSVELKEICNGEGHSLSHRLNSVQR; encoded by the exons ATGACTTGTTTTAGTTGTCTTGTTGTGGTCATTGCCTCTGCTATACAATTGAAGTggttcattgaaatatttaataCATA CATAATGGTTACCTCGTATATCCAAAAGATACTCTCCCAGAGGGTCCCAATCCTGCAATGGGGCAGGAAATACAACTCTCATAAATTTGTCTGTGATACTATAGCTGGGATAACTGTGGGTTTGACTGTGATGCCCCAAGCTTTAGCGTATGCTACCTTAGCTGGACTAGAACCTCAG TTTGGGTTATATTCGGCGTTTGTTGGATGCTTCGTTTATGTGATATTTGGTACTTGCAAAGATATCACTATAGGACCCACTGCTCTTATGTCTCTGATGACCTATCAGCAAGTCATGGGAAGAAATAGTGACTATGCCGTACTTCTTTGTTTTCTGTCTGGAATAATCCAATTTCTGATGGCTATACTGCATTTAG GTGTCCTAATAGATTTCATCTCAATACCAGTAACAGTGGGATTCACGTCAGCAACTTCAGTAATAATTGCAACATCCCAGCTGAAAAGTCTGCTTGGATTGAAGATTTCATCTTCGGGATTTCTGGATACAATCACGAAAGTACTACAGAACTTGAACAAAACCAGATATACCGACTGCATCTTAGGGGTGTCGTGCATTCTGGTTCTTATGTTTCTGAGG aaattgaaaaacgtCAAAGTTCACGGTAAAGATCAGAAACCAACCCCTCAACAAAAGAACTGGAATCGCTTCTTCTGGCTTATAGGGACGTCAAGGAATGCCCTAGTGGTCATAGTGTGTTCCAGCATCGCCTACGCTTATGAAACCAGTGGCGTAGGCTCCCCTTTCCTCCTGACAGGCAAAGTTAGACCTGGGCTGCCAAACTTTCGCCTACCACCCTTCCAGACGGTTCTGAACAACCAGACAGTTACTTTCAACGAAATGGTATCTGATCTTGGCACTTCCGTTGTTTTAGTACCGGTGATTGCTGTTCTAGGAAATGTAGCTATAGCTAAGGCCTTCG CTAGTGGTTCCATAATCGACGCCACCCAAGAACTGGTCACCCTTTCCATGTGCAACGTGATAGGCTCCTTCTTCTCGTCCATGCCGATAACAGGTTCCTTCTCTAGGTCTGCAGTGAACCATGCAAGTGGTGTTCAAACCCCAGCTGGTGGTATTTTCACCT CAATACTAGTGCTTTTGGCTCTGGGTTTCCTCACTCCATACTTCGCCTACATTCCAAAGGCATCTTTAGGAGCTGTCATCATAAGCGCGGTGATATTCATGATAGAATACGAAGTGGTTAAGCCCATGTGGCGTTCCAGTAAAAAGGACCTAGTATCCACCTTCGCCACGTTTTTCTTCTGCCTTATGGTTGGAGTAGAATATGGAATTTTAGTGGGAGTTGCCATCAATATCGTTTTCCTATTGTACCCATCAGTGAGACCAACAGTTCATGTTGAAACTAAAAAG ACTGATTTTGGATTAGAGTACCTCATGATAACGCCTgggaacagcctgtatttccCAGCAGTTGATTTTATAAAAACAAGCGTTGGAAAAGCTGGAGTTTCTTCAAAACATCTTCCTGTAGTGATTGACTGCAGATTCATACTTG GTGCTGATTTCACAGCAGCTAAGGGAATATCTGCGCTTATTGACGAATTTTCCATCAGAAAACAACCGCTCTATTTCTTCAATACTCGAGAGGACGTTGTTACAGTGTTTCAAGGAGTGCTGGAGGAAGATTTCAAATACTTCAAAACTATGGAAGAACTGGAACATTGTTTGAAAG AGAACACATTAGAGGAGCACAGCACAGAAGAAGGTAAGTTACTGTATGACTCCGAAACCGAATATTGCCGAAATATTTGGAGAAAATCATCAGTGGAATTGAAAGAAATATGCAACGGTGAAGGACATAGCCTAAGTCATAGGTTGAACAGCGTGCAACGTTAA
- the LOC123316392 gene encoding sodium-independent sulfate anion transporter-like isoform X3: MVTSYIQKILSQRVPILQWGRKYNSHKFVCDTIAGITVGLTVMPQALAYATLAGLEPQFGLYSAFVGCFVYVIFGTCKDITIGPTALMSLMTYQQVMGRNSDYAVLLCFLSGIIQFLMAILHLGVLIDFISIPVTVGFTSATSVIIATSQLKSLLGLKISSSGFLDTITKVLQNLNKTRYTDCILGVSCILVLMFLRKLKNVKVHGKDQKPTPQQKNWNRFFWLIGTSRNALVVIVCSSIAYAYETSGVGSPFLLTGKVRPGLPNFRLPPFQTVLNNQTVTFNEMVSDLGTSVVLVPVIAVLGNVAIAKAFASGSIIDATQELVTLSMCNVIGSFFSSMPITGSFSRSAVNHASGVQTPAGGIFTSILVLLALGFLTPYFAYIPKASLGAVIISAVIFMIEYEVVKPMWRSSKKDLVSTFATFFFCLMVGVEYGILVGVAINIVFLLYPSVRPTVHVETKKTDFGLEYLMITPGNSLYFPAVDFIKTSVGKAGVSSKHLPVVIDCRFILGADFTAAKGISALIDEFSIRKQPLYFFNTREDVVTVFQGVLEEDFKYFKTMEELEHCLKENTLEEHSTEEGKLLYDSETEYCRNIWRKSSVELKEICNGEGHSLSHRLNSVQR, from the exons ATGGTTACCTCGTATATCCAAAAGATACTCTCCCAGAGGGTCCCAATCCTGCAATGGGGCAGGAAATACAACTCTCATAAATTTGTCTGTGATACTATAGCTGGGATAACTGTGGGTTTGACTGTGATGCCCCAAGCTTTAGCGTATGCTACCTTAGCTGGACTAGAACCTCAG TTTGGGTTATATTCGGCGTTTGTTGGATGCTTCGTTTATGTGATATTTGGTACTTGCAAAGATATCACTATAGGACCCACTGCTCTTATGTCTCTGATGACCTATCAGCAAGTCATGGGAAGAAATAGTGACTATGCCGTACTTCTTTGTTTTCTGTCTGGAATAATCCAATTTCTGATGGCTATACTGCATTTAG GTGTCCTAATAGATTTCATCTCAATACCAGTAACAGTGGGATTCACGTCAGCAACTTCAGTAATAATTGCAACATCCCAGCTGAAAAGTCTGCTTGGATTGAAGATTTCATCTTCGGGATTTCTGGATACAATCACGAAAGTACTACAGAACTTGAACAAAACCAGATATACCGACTGCATCTTAGGGGTGTCGTGCATTCTGGTTCTTATGTTTCTGAGG aaattgaaaaacgtCAAAGTTCACGGTAAAGATCAGAAACCAACCCCTCAACAAAAGAACTGGAATCGCTTCTTCTGGCTTATAGGGACGTCAAGGAATGCCCTAGTGGTCATAGTGTGTTCCAGCATCGCCTACGCTTATGAAACCAGTGGCGTAGGCTCCCCTTTCCTCCTGACAGGCAAAGTTAGACCTGGGCTGCCAAACTTTCGCCTACCACCCTTCCAGACGGTTCTGAACAACCAGACAGTTACTTTCAACGAAATGGTATCTGATCTTGGCACTTCCGTTGTTTTAGTACCGGTGATTGCTGTTCTAGGAAATGTAGCTATAGCTAAGGCCTTCG CTAGTGGTTCCATAATCGACGCCACCCAAGAACTGGTCACCCTTTCCATGTGCAACGTGATAGGCTCCTTCTTCTCGTCCATGCCGATAACAGGTTCCTTCTCTAGGTCTGCAGTGAACCATGCAAGTGGTGTTCAAACCCCAGCTGGTGGTATTTTCACCT CAATACTAGTGCTTTTGGCTCTGGGTTTCCTCACTCCATACTTCGCCTACATTCCAAAGGCATCTTTAGGAGCTGTCATCATAAGCGCGGTGATATTCATGATAGAATACGAAGTGGTTAAGCCCATGTGGCGTTCCAGTAAAAAGGACCTAGTATCCACCTTCGCCACGTTTTTCTTCTGCCTTATGGTTGGAGTAGAATATGGAATTTTAGTGGGAGTTGCCATCAATATCGTTTTCCTATTGTACCCATCAGTGAGACCAACAGTTCATGTTGAAACTAAAAAG ACTGATTTTGGATTAGAGTACCTCATGATAACGCCTgggaacagcctgtatttccCAGCAGTTGATTTTATAAAAACAAGCGTTGGAAAAGCTGGAGTTTCTTCAAAACATCTTCCTGTAGTGATTGACTGCAGATTCATACTTG GTGCTGATTTCACAGCAGCTAAGGGAATATCTGCGCTTATTGACGAATTTTCCATCAGAAAACAACCGCTCTATTTCTTCAATACTCGAGAGGACGTTGTTACAGTGTTTCAAGGAGTGCTGGAGGAAGATTTCAAATACTTCAAAACTATGGAAGAACTGGAACATTGTTTGAAAG AGAACACATTAGAGGAGCACAGCACAGAAGAAGGTAAGTTACTGTATGACTCCGAAACCGAATATTGCCGAAATATTTGGAGAAAATCATCAGTGGAATTGAAAGAAATATGCAACGGTGAAGGACATAGCCTAAGTCATAGGTTGAACAGCGTGCAACGTTAA
- the LOC123316394 gene encoding sodium-independent sulfate anion transporter-like produces the protein MIWHKTRPFFERIFPILRWSKDYNVDKGVSDLLTGITVGMTLIPQSMAYASLAELGPEYGLYSSISGGFVYLFFGTISELHIAPTALLSLFTYSHTLHTTFGKHNAVVLLCLLSGVVELLCGILHLGFLVDFVSTPVVAAFTSAGAITIATSQVKNLLGLHFSAETFLSSWYQIYEHIHETKKWDAILGTSCFIILLGLRKLKDYGEPPLEKAGDGSMKCSQIKRILWFASISRNVVVVIGCSTLAFFLKKSGYDVLSLTGSLPNGLPNMSFPQIEVTYEGVHYSFIEMAKQLGSGILVVPFIAVLGNVAIAKAFAKGKAMDASQEMIALGMCNIVGSCFGSYPINASFSRGAISNASSVKTPISGIYAGLLVILSLTFLTPCFSYIPKPTLSAVVICAVLFMVEVTMTKLIWKINKIDLIPFTLTLLSCLLIGLEMGIIIGVCVDIILLLHSSARPKILFEVVVDNELGNYLKVTPTSAITFPSAEYIRERIMKCHNSELGTDLYMVVIDCHRIHKIDFTAGKCLGALIADLKNNNRQVIFYQPRLKIVKILKNVCPKEMLIAGSEEELVIHLRNAKVVKSTFPTQAVEKFKQVKET, from the exons ATGATTTGGCATAAGACTCGTCCGTTTTTCGAAAGAATATTTCCGATTTTGAGGTGGAGCAAGGATTATAATGTGGACAAGGGTGTGTCGGATCTCCTTACAGGGATTACTGTGGGGATGACTCTCATACCTCAGAGTATGGCTTACGCTTCTTTGGCTGAACTTGGTCCTGAG TATGGGCTTTATTCCTCGATTTCTGGTGGATTTGTTTACCTATTCTTCGGAACAATCTCAGAACTCCATATAGCCCCAACAGCACTCCTATCACTTTTCACATATTCGCATACCTTACACACAACATTCGGGAAACACAATGCTGTTGTACTCTTGTGTTTGCTCTCTGGTGTTGTGGAACTCCTTTGCGGAATATTGCATCTAG GGTTTTTGGTTGATTTTGTTTCGACGCCAGTGGTGGCGGCCTTCACATCTGCGGGGGCTATCACAATAGCAACCTCACAAGTCAAAAACCTTCTAGGTCTTCATTTTTCGGCTGAGACTTTCCTCAGTTCTTGGTATCAAATTTACGAGCATATTCACGAGACAAAAAAGTGGGATGCAATTCTTGGCACATCGTGTTTCATTATCCTTCTTGGATTGAGG AAATTGAAGGATTATGGCGAACCACCTCTCGAGAAAGCTGGAGATGGCTCGATGAAATGTTCGCAAATAAAaagaatactatggtttgcctCAATTTCAAGAAACGTTGTTGTTGTTATAGGGTGTTCTACTTTAGCGTTCTTCCTGAAGAAAAGTGGATACGACGTTTTATCTCTTACAG GTAGTCTTCCAAATGGGTTACCAAACATGAGTTTTCCACAAATTGAAGTTACTTATGAAGGGGTTCATTATTCTTTCATCGAAATGGCGAAGCAACTCGGCTCTGGAATTTTAGTGGTACCTTTCATCGCAGTTTTAGGAAACGTTGCCATAGCTAAAGCGTTTG CGAAGGGAAAAGCGATGGATGCTTCACAGGAAATGATAGCTCTAGGTATGTGCAACATAGTGGGTTCATGTTTTGGTTCCTATCCTATAAATGCCTCGTTTTCAAGAGGGGCAATAAGTAACGCTAGTTCAGTGAAGACACCCATATCTGGAATATATGCTG GCCTTTTGGTGATTTTATCCCTCACATTCCTGACCCCTTGCTTCTCATACATACCAAAACCAACATTATCAGCAGTCGTCATATGCGCTGTACTCTTCATGGTTGAAGTAACCATGACCAAATTAATTTGGAAAATCAATA AAATTGATCTCATACCCTTCACACTAACTCTCCTTTCTTGTCTTCTGATCGGTTTGGAGATGGGCATTATAATTGGAGTCTGTGTAGATataattcttcttcttcattcGAGTGCCAGGCCGAAGATACTTTTCGAAGTAGTGGTT GATAACGAGTTGGGTAATTATTTGAAAGTGACGCCAACATCTGCTATCACCTTTCCATCTGCTGAGTATATAAGGGAGAGGATAATGAAATGCCACAACAGCGAGCTAGGAACAGATTTATATATGGTTGTAATTGACTGTCACAGAATCCATAAGATTGACTTCACAGCTGGAAAG TGTCTTGGTGCACTTATAGCAGATTTGAAGAATAACAACAGGCAAGTGATATTCTATCAACCAAGGTTGAAGATAGTGAAGATTCTGAAGAACGTGTGTCCCAAGGAAATGCTGATTGCCGGAAGCGAAGAAGAACTTGTGATCCATTTGAGAA ATGCCAAAGTCGTTAAGTCAACTTTTCCAACGCAAgcagtcgaaaaattcaagcaagTGAAGGAGACTTGA
- the LOC123316396 gene encoding cytochrome P450 9e2-like, translating into MGFWRHVKISLLRIFPWMSKVIRVTKFGEDVTNFFRGVIKENVEYREKNNLRRPDMITLLMEARNELENNFDKEANVDSSFSINEVDSGYARKKIDLSVDDIAANALVFFFAGFSTTTSLLSFMTYELAVNPDIQKILLEEVDSFKKNKKKLSYEDLSEFSYLHMVISETLRKYPPFCRTDRQCTKSFMIQPQMDSEQVFIIESGSSVWIPIYALHHDEKYWPDPEKFQPERFSPLNKQNIKPGTYLPFGIGPRGCLGYRFVLQTVKIIFYELLSRFEIIPLDKTAIPCRLSKNTSHIIPGSGFWFGFKRRRN; encoded by the exons ATGGGATTTTGGAGGCATGTGAAAATTTCTTTACTGAGGATCTTCCCTTGGATGTCAAAG gtGATTAGGGTTACCAAATTTGGAGAAGATGTCACCAATTTCTTCAGGGGAGTTATAAAGGAGAATGTTGAATACCGTGAAAAGAATAATTTAAGAAGGCCAGATATGATAACGTTATTGATGGAGGCTAGAAACGAACTGGAAAACAATTTTGATAAGGAAGCTAACGTAGACTCTTCCTTTTCCATAAACGAAGTTGACTCTGGTTATGCGAGAAAAAAGATAGATTTATCTGTTGACGACATAGCAGCCAACGCGTTAGTTTTTTTCTTTGCAGGGTTTTCAACCACGACTTCCCTTCTTAGTTTCATGACCTACGAGTTAGCTGTAAATCCCGATATTCAGAAGATACTGTTGGAGGAAGTCGACAGTTTCAAGAAGAACAAGAAAAAATTGAGTTATGAGGATCTCTCGGAGTTTTCTTATCTGCATATGGTTATTTCAG AAACATTGAGAAAATACCCTCCCTTCTGCAGGACCGACAGACAGTGCACCAAATCGTTCATGATACAACCACAGATGGATTCTGAGCAGGTTTTCATCATAGAGTCTGGCTCCAGCGTTTGGATACCAATTTATGCTCTACATCACGACGAAAAATATTGGCCAGATCCAGAAAAATTCCAACCTGAACGGTTTTCACCTCTGAATAAACAAAATATTAAACCTGGCACCTACCTCCCTTTTGGAATTGGACCAAGAGGTTGCTTGGGCTATAGATTCGTACTCCAAActgtgaaaatcatattttatgaGCTTTTGAGTCGTTTCGAGATCATTCCTCTGGATAAGACGGCCATACCCTGTAGACTTAGCAAAAATACTTCGCATATCATACCTGGTAGTGGATTTTGGTTCGGTTtcaaaagaagaagaaattga
- the LOC123316391 gene encoding uncharacterized protein LOC123316391, which yields MALLKSSSDYTDATSILAFCPGDNSYMFTQDTPSSEYWIPSSKIPAGASLSKQMSTDIVEIFGSSIACDCLLRIYRFWLPNTQSHISHYIFALKVDQEHKKRSKQTSGKFRGKLNWILDHDLFRIFSMNNMRSPELFEMIMSWKNKTMFTIPEVFRSDAIQNSSNFMEMTETVIINNASNSGENLVLATPFTKQVQTSLYREFLLLCFPSFFLGLQSFCKFFSNLGWTRGDQLDLFRAADVQGRYGLSFREFLYIAAAVEPCIEGPSGVAGEMRTKFLFRFYDKDNDSLLKQEELKQIFLATRKLMKQPIEQSALQKDFSDCYRSLQLPESTPLSLQVFLRAVQDGKIKNMSVIFRSPIGVIPYLKEANDREARQMQTDMRKARVKTSMSPPTPEAFGKGGTARLGGGTIRYELGAHSVKIYTAGTMNIDKLGSLDAVTPSSIDRPVLDDAKRKVSIDQFNQESITNELIKSLRYMNLLNKQNKAQKKGVQFTWGNIDSGLFAKRLITVSKLTTEILKNEPRLLQVSSPVYVLGDLHGNFNDLLHFESILWHVGPVLCPSNLLFLGDYVDRGSSSIEVISYLFSYKVQNPNKIKLVRGNHEIREVQKMFTFYTECQNKFGERLGAEVWSAVNSTFDFLPVAAIIDNSIFCCHGGIPPPWLCPVVSCINEIPMPLNQPDEQSALAWEIMWNDPIRSKVVSDAMELELSANEGFAVNKRRGTAHMFSAEALEKFLRANGFTHLIRAHEVSPSGFSVLQKGRLLTVFSSSKYCGGTNDAACIMVDQGRLRIMRIESE from the exons ATGGCCCTACTCAAATCATCAAGTGATTATACAGATGCGACCTCCATCTTGGCATTCTGCCCAGGGGATAATTCCTACATGTTCACCCAAGATACACCATCATCGGAATATTGGATACCATCATCGAAAATACCAGCTGGAGCATCGCTTTCCAAGCAAATGTCTACAGACATTGTGGAG atttTTGGTAGCTCCATCGCTTGCGATTGCTTACTGCGTATTTACAGATTCTGGTTGCCAAATACTCAATCACACATATCACACTACATTTTCGCCTTGAAAGTTGACCAGGAGCATAAGAAACGTTCCAAGCAAACATCGGGAAAG TTTCGGGGAAAACTAAATTGGATACTGGATCAcgatttatttcgaattttctcGATGAACAATATGCGAAGTCCAGAATTGTTCGAGATGATCATGAGTTGGAAGAACAAAACAATGTTCACAATTCCCGAAGTCTTCAGAAGTGATGCTATACAAAATAGCAGCAATTTCATGGAGATGACCGAGACAGTTATCATAAACAATGCTAGTAATAGCGGGGAGAATTTAGTTTTAGCCACCCCCTTCACCAAGCAAG tgcaGACTAGCTTGTACAGGGAATTCCTCCTGCTGTGTTTCCCGTCTTTTTTCCTGGGCTTACAGAGCTTCTGCAAATTTTTCTCTAATCTAGGATGGACACGTGGTGATCAGTTGGACCTTTTCAG AGCAGCAGATGTTCAAGGCAGGTATGGCCTATCATTTAGAGAATTTCTTTACATTGCCGCAGCAGTTGAGCCTTGTATAGAGGGTCCATCTGGAGTGGCTGGGGAGATGAGGACTAAATTCTTATTCAGGTTTTACGACAAAGATAACGACAGTTTGTTGAAGCAAGAGGAACTGAAGCAAATTTTCCTAGCAACCAGAAAGTTGATGAAGCAACCGATTGAACAATCGGCCCTACAGAAAGACTTCTCGGATTGTTACAG GTCACTGCAACTTCCTGAGTCCACCCCATTGTCGCTACAGGTGTTTTTGAGGGCGGTCCAAGatggaaaaatcaaaaatatgtcTGTTATTTTTCGATCTCCCATCGGTGTTATTCCTTATCTTAAGGAGGCCAA TGACAGGGAAGCTAGACAAATGCAGACAGATATGAGAAAAGCCAGAGTCAAAACATCAATGAGTCCTCCTACCCCTGAAG CCTTTGGTAAAGGTGGCACTGCAAGGCTAGGAGGAGGGACTATTAGATACGAACTAGGAGCTCACTCAGTAAAGATTTACACTGCAGGAACAATGAATATCGATAAACTGGGATCGCTTGACG CTGTAACGCCCTCTAGCATCGACAGACCTGTCTTGGACGACGCCAAAAGGAAGGTATCCATCGATCAGTTCAACCAAGAATCGATTACTAATGAGCTGATCAAATCGCTGAGGTACATGAATTTGTTGAACAAGCAGAACAAGGCTCAGAAGAAAGGTGTGCAGTTCACTTGGGGTAACATAGACAGCGGATTGTTCGCGAAAAGATTGATAACAGTCAGTAAGCTCACTACCGAGATCCTGAAGAACGAGCCGAGATTGCTGCAAGTGTCATCACCAGTGTATGTCTTAG GCGATCTTCATGGTAACTTCAATGATCTTCTTCACTTTGAGAGCATCTTGTGGCACGTGGGACCGGTTCTTTGTCCTAGTAATCTACTGTTTTTGGGAGACTATGTTGACCGTGGTTCATCTAGTATAGAAGTCATATCCTATTTGTTCAGTTATAAAGTACAGAACCCTAATAAGATCAAACTGGTAAGAGGAAATCACGAGATAAGGGAGGTGCAGAAGATGTTTACTTTCTACAC TGAATGTCAAAACAAATTTGGAGAGAGGCTAGGTGCCGAGGTTTGGAGTGCGGTAAACTCgacttttgattttcttccaGTGGCAGCCATCATCGATAATTCG ATATTCTGTTGTCATGGCGGCATACCACCTCCTTGGTTATGCCCTGTGGTGTCCTGCATCAATGAAATACCAATGCCGTTGAACCAGCCCGATGAACAGAGTGCCCTGGCTTGGGAGATAATGTGGAACGACCCAATTAG ATCTAAAGTAGTCAGTGATGCTATGGAGTTGGAGTTATCAGCTAATGAGGGATTTGCTGTGAATAAGAGGAGAGGCACAGCTCACATGTTCAGTGCGGAAGCTTTGGAGAAGTTTCTTAGAGCTAACGGATTCACTCATCTCATTCGAGCACATGAAGTATCGCCATCAGGATTCAGT GTTTTACAGAAAGGCAGGCTCTTGACAGTATTCTCATCTTCAAAATACTGTGGTGGCACGAACGATGCAGCATGTATCATGGTTGATCAAGGTAGACTTCGTATAATGAGAATTGAATCTGAGTGA
- the LOC123316392 gene encoding sodium-independent sulfate anion transporter-like isoform X2, protein MAELIMVTSYIQKILSQRVPILQWGRKYNSHKFVCDTIAGITVGLTVMPQALAYATLAGLEPQFGLYSAFVGCFVYVIFGTCKDITIGPTALMSLMTYQQVMGRNSDYAVLLCFLSGIIQFLMAILHLGVLIDFISIPVTVGFTSATSVIIATSQLKSLLGLKISSSGFLDTITKVLQNLNKTRYTDCILGVSCILVLMFLRKLKNVKVHGKDQKPTPQQKNWNRFFWLIGTSRNALVVIVCSSIAYAYETSGVGSPFLLTGKVRPGLPNFRLPPFQTVLNNQTVTFNEMVSDLGTSVVLVPVIAVLGNVAIAKAFASGSIIDATQELVTLSMCNVIGSFFSSMPITGSFSRSAVNHASGVQTPAGGIFTSILVLLALGFLTPYFAYIPKASLGAVIISAVIFMIEYEVVKPMWRSSKKDLVSTFATFFFCLMVGVEYGILVGVAINIVFLLYPSVRPTVHVETKKTDFGLEYLMITPGNSLYFPAVDFIKTSVGKAGVSSKHLPVVIDCRFILGADFTAAKGISALIDEFSIRKQPLYFFNTREDVVTVFQGVLEEDFKYFKTMEELEHCLKENTLEEHSTEEGKLLYDSETEYCRNIWRKSSVELKEICNGEGHSLSHRLNSVQR, encoded by the exons ATGGCTGAACT CATAATGGTTACCTCGTATATCCAAAAGATACTCTCCCAGAGGGTCCCAATCCTGCAATGGGGCAGGAAATACAACTCTCATAAATTTGTCTGTGATACTATAGCTGGGATAACTGTGGGTTTGACTGTGATGCCCCAAGCTTTAGCGTATGCTACCTTAGCTGGACTAGAACCTCAG TTTGGGTTATATTCGGCGTTTGTTGGATGCTTCGTTTATGTGATATTTGGTACTTGCAAAGATATCACTATAGGACCCACTGCTCTTATGTCTCTGATGACCTATCAGCAAGTCATGGGAAGAAATAGTGACTATGCCGTACTTCTTTGTTTTCTGTCTGGAATAATCCAATTTCTGATGGCTATACTGCATTTAG GTGTCCTAATAGATTTCATCTCAATACCAGTAACAGTGGGATTCACGTCAGCAACTTCAGTAATAATTGCAACATCCCAGCTGAAAAGTCTGCTTGGATTGAAGATTTCATCTTCGGGATTTCTGGATACAATCACGAAAGTACTACAGAACTTGAACAAAACCAGATATACCGACTGCATCTTAGGGGTGTCGTGCATTCTGGTTCTTATGTTTCTGAGG aaattgaaaaacgtCAAAGTTCACGGTAAAGATCAGAAACCAACCCCTCAACAAAAGAACTGGAATCGCTTCTTCTGGCTTATAGGGACGTCAAGGAATGCCCTAGTGGTCATAGTGTGTTCCAGCATCGCCTACGCTTATGAAACCAGTGGCGTAGGCTCCCCTTTCCTCCTGACAGGCAAAGTTAGACCTGGGCTGCCAAACTTTCGCCTACCACCCTTCCAGACGGTTCTGAACAACCAGACAGTTACTTTCAACGAAATGGTATCTGATCTTGGCACTTCCGTTGTTTTAGTACCGGTGATTGCTGTTCTAGGAAATGTAGCTATAGCTAAGGCCTTCG CTAGTGGTTCCATAATCGACGCCACCCAAGAACTGGTCACCCTTTCCATGTGCAACGTGATAGGCTCCTTCTTCTCGTCCATGCCGATAACAGGTTCCTTCTCTAGGTCTGCAGTGAACCATGCAAGTGGTGTTCAAACCCCAGCTGGTGGTATTTTCACCT CAATACTAGTGCTTTTGGCTCTGGGTTTCCTCACTCCATACTTCGCCTACATTCCAAAGGCATCTTTAGGAGCTGTCATCATAAGCGCGGTGATATTCATGATAGAATACGAAGTGGTTAAGCCCATGTGGCGTTCCAGTAAAAAGGACCTAGTATCCACCTTCGCCACGTTTTTCTTCTGCCTTATGGTTGGAGTAGAATATGGAATTTTAGTGGGAGTTGCCATCAATATCGTTTTCCTATTGTACCCATCAGTGAGACCAACAGTTCATGTTGAAACTAAAAAG ACTGATTTTGGATTAGAGTACCTCATGATAACGCCTgggaacagcctgtatttccCAGCAGTTGATTTTATAAAAACAAGCGTTGGAAAAGCTGGAGTTTCTTCAAAACATCTTCCTGTAGTGATTGACTGCAGATTCATACTTG GTGCTGATTTCACAGCAGCTAAGGGAATATCTGCGCTTATTGACGAATTTTCCATCAGAAAACAACCGCTCTATTTCTTCAATACTCGAGAGGACGTTGTTACAGTGTTTCAAGGAGTGCTGGAGGAAGATTTCAAATACTTCAAAACTATGGAAGAACTGGAACATTGTTTGAAAG AGAACACATTAGAGGAGCACAGCACAGAAGAAGGTAAGTTACTGTATGACTCCGAAACCGAATATTGCCGAAATATTTGGAGAAAATCATCAGTGGAATTGAAAGAAATATGCAACGGTGAAGGACATAGCCTAAGTCATAGGTTGAACAGCGTGCAACGTTAA